In Hydractinia symbiolongicarpus strain clone_291-10 chromosome 4, HSymV2.1, whole genome shotgun sequence, the following proteins share a genomic window:
- the LOC130640878 gene encoding histamine H2 receptor-like, whose amino-acid sequence MPFQVVYNKTFECCVEKALRNSRDLIHVHHFYNATQNCRQHLSTDIDGEDYLSLVLKFYMEEFQKNTTVDDCYTATPSCGGKTKDWYNAYIVFWIVALIIGLVGNILVCVTFCQSAVLRRSVTNYFVTSLALSDLLAVIFIIPVKIHFALNNHDFCAPLEVCKMYFTTDVTFFVASITNLFAITIDRYLAITRPYDYKEILTPARSKIMIVLIWISSAIWGIMINYNSETGNFDNIIINENKCFPKHRKMYYITQYSVVFFLPSMIMLVVYAKILRIALSHAKTMDSRRVTHGSDRNNNRSQQAKFFTNRKLELRATKVVLVVYGTFIVCWLPVILVTLGHLLKVTESTSLVIYTIFGEMLPVINSILNPFIYGILHRDFKHGIKRMLGILYLEHQLKSKNHRKSYLDMSSLSRRTCSFNSPRSHIEILSPVTEYPDVVLNTTQESIVLDGNDGALHLDVPNNCFLKKTSLTDSEFTASSHNSEENNPLIKSIISNKN is encoded by the coding sequence ATgccgttccaagttgtttataACAAGACATTTGAGTGTTGTGTTGAAAAAGCTCTGCGAAATAGCCGAGACTTAATTCATGTTCATCATTTTTACAATGCGACGCAAAATTGTCGTCAACACCTTAGCACTGACATTGATGGCGAAGACTACTTGTCACTAGTCTTAAAATTTTACATggaagaatttcaaaaaaacacCACTGTTGATGATTGTTACACGGCAACGCCATCATGTGGCGGTAAAACCAAGGACTGGTACAACGCCTACATTGTGTTTTGGATCGTTGCGTTAATTATTGGCCTTGTAGGTAACATTCTAGTGTGTGTCACATTTTGTCAATCAGCTGTGTTGCGAAGAAGCGTAACCAACTACTTCGTCACATCGCTTGCTTTGAGTGACTTGCTGGCTGTAATTTTCATTATCCCTGTGAAAATCCACTTCGCCCTCAACAATCACGATTTCTGTGCTCCGCTCGAAGTTTGTAAGATGTACTTCACAACTGACGTCACATTTTTTGTGGCCTCCATTACCAACCTATTTGCGATCACGATTGATCGATATTTAGCTATAACCAGACCATATGATTACAAAGAAATTCTTACACCAGCTCGCTCCAAAATTATGATCGTTTTAATATGGATATCTTCAGCTATTTGGGGCATTATGATAAACTACAACTCAGAAACAGGCAATTTCGACAATATAATTATCAAcgaaaataaatgttttccaaAGCATAGAAAAATGTACTACATAACGCAGTACTCTGTGGTCTTCTTTTTGCCGAGTATGATCATGCTCGTCGTGTATGCTAAAATACTTCGCATCGCTTTGTCGCATGCTAAAACCATGGACAGTCGCCGCGTCACGCATGGTAGTGACAGAAACAACAACCGATCACAACAGGCAAAGTTTTTTACAAATCGTAAACTTGAACTTCGCGCAACGAAAGTTGTCCTTGTTGTTTACGGTACATTCATAGTTTGTTGGTTACCCGTTATTCTAGTGACACTTGGGCACCTATTAAAGGTAACGGAAAGTACCAGTTTGGTTATCTATACAATATTTGGTGAAATGCTTCCCGTGATTAACAGTATTTTAAATCCCTTCATATATGGTATACTCCATCGAGATTTTAAACATGGGATTAAACGAATGCTTGGAATATTGTATTTAGAACATCaactaaaatcaaaaaatcaccGCAAAAGCTATTTAGATATGTCTTCGTTAAGCAGACGTACTTGTTCATTTAACAGTCCCAGATCTCACATAGAAATATTAAGTCCTGTCACAGAATACCCTGATGTGGTGTTGAATACAACACAGGAAAGCATTGTTCTTGATGGGAACGATGGCGCCTTGCACCTCGATGTCCCAAATAACTGCTTTTTAAAGAAGACCAGCTTAACTGACAGTGAGTTTACAGCATCGAGTCATAATTCAGAAGAAAATAACCCTTTAATAAAGTCAATAAtaagtaataaaaattaa
- the LOC130640879 gene encoding VWFA and cache domain-containing protein 1-like, whose product MVGRIWKYLFLIVFFNTTILFTEVAPSLALEISNFAKHIGAEKTQARFNHLEKFEEDVSADNYLNVLSDNLETKIRKASEKLSVLKRKIVERYDKQNLQLRKPNTCCKSNTNQYQSFCDMIPSKTPSCEKEEYLLSDTMISDFKDAYEEGVIKKVYYGDEKNGHYVQYPSPKNKPTLCRCSKYDPRVRPWYAGTVTPNEGKEVVIAVDFSKNGERVAQLLKDVTIMLLQTINAKDNVVLLPFKNSRASIIPDIVCSTKLVPATPAILYRLKTFLQTENKFEGDNEYVAMFKDSFSRFSEPRRKKVILFVTATTDPKNGHDVIRRTIIKENQRYNNEVLIHIYSITESEIISDRQVKLTKFAEQDCQNLLYKNCNGSFAKYPGKHVNFNTKIERDDLRSHVGSLYSSLVDVGKDFNEMKFTLPYFDYFGAGKLVDACLPMYSTLNKKNLIGVVCVSFGSSELLNVRLNNFKESVNTYAFLIDDQGTTYIHPKYEEPILHNETAYLIHIQRLETSKNFQSMFSSMVRGDNGKDTVMVNVSIPRGDVDGGAKQIEKQYTYTWKKIRNSLFSLAVVVSRDYKSHAELSTIPPATNQKSLYHRFSLNIEDVCKHSNGIATMKSSSIHLSSDTFIFPDTYHKIETQQIIAELMHYFDGGSFSYNLTYFIQRKTAASLRNYVAATNHLDMFWKNISYLVTNDIYWRYIGLRNGMFRSFPGHFSRPNYDPRIRPWYILAADSDEELVITAPYEDFTSKEIIATLAKRIYMNSSERKEIAGVMGIDLRLSWLQNKVNEENGCNYLSGRSCMIMDKGGFLVYHPEFLKKGKEKSALEESHITQKEPNLATDLIKEKKLTKQYCLGYHKLKPTDEIPEAHTQMFYQFVGMEGTIKSNEASCLTYEITSINSTNLFLVKLEDACSSKETCHCKNGLAKRKSTKICRENYWNRVEKDCECPCYYFYPCTSKLEKSNDMMLCQSPNFRPFVDFSDLNQWQQNSDNLERCIDPKCNYSRTREDCKRSGCVICEKDKDKVNLKKWYCSAEHLCPGGIEKGDEITYKETNGNNVNTSWYISSGVLGVLFFIAIATFVYKITRRKKEEHVDDFVEIHENNNIDPNDTHAV is encoded by the exons ATGGTTGGTCGGATATGGAAGTACTTatttttgatagttttttttaacaccACAATACTTTTTACAGAAGTCGCACCATCATTAGCTTTGGAAATATCGAATTTTGCGAAACATATAGGAGCAGAAAAAACGCAG GCACGTTTTAATCATCTAGAAAAATTTGAGGAAGATGTTAGTGCAGACAATTATTTAAATGTA TTATCGGACAATCTAGAAACGAAAATTCGAAAAGCATCAGAAAaactttctgttttaaaaagaaagatcGTTGAAAGATAtgataaacagaatttacaattACGAAAGCCAAACACGTGTTGTAAAAGTAACACG aatcAGTATCAATCGTTTTGCGATATGATTCCGTCGAAAACACCGTCATGTGAAAAGGAAGAATATTTACTTTCTGACACAATGATTTCAGATTTTAAAGATGCTTATGAAGAAGGGGTAATTAAAAAGGTTTATTATGGGGATGAAAAGAATGGACATTACGTACAGTATCCCTCTCCAAAAAATAAACCAACATTGTGTCGATGCTCAAAGTACGACCCACGAGTAAG GCCTTGGTACGCTGGTACAGTCACTCCAAACGAGGGTAAAGAAGTCGTGATTGCTGTTGATTTTAGTAAAAATGGCGAAAGAGTAGCGCAATTATTGAAAGATGTTACAATTATGTTGCTGCAAACAATTAATGCTAAAGAtaac GTCGTACTGTTACCATTCAAAAATTCAAGAGCTTCCATAATACCAGACATTGTATGTTCAACAAAACTTGTACCTGCCACACCAGCAATCCTGTATCGACTGAAAACATTCTTGCAaactgaaaacaagtttgagGGTGATAATGAATACGTGGCGATGTTCAAAGACTCATTTTCAAGATTTTCAGAACCAAGAAGAA aaaaagtaattttgtttGTAACCGCAACCACCGACCCGAAAAACGGTCATGACGTCATCCGGCGtactattattaaagaaaaccAACGCTACAACAACGAAGTTCTAATACACATCTATTCGATCACAG aaTCAGAAATAATTTCTGATCGTCAAGTTAAACTCACGAAATTCGCTGAGCAAGACTGTCAAAATTTACTGTATAAAAACTGCAATGGTTCCTTTGCTAAG TATCCCGGAAAACATGTAAATTTTAACACAAAGATCGAGCGAGATGATCTACGATCTCATGTTGGAAGTTTGTATAGCTCGTTGGTTGATGTTGGAAAAGATTTCAATGAGATGAAATTTACTTTACCTTACTTCGATTATTTTGGAGCAG GAAAACTTGTCGATGCATGTTTGCCAATGTACTCGACACTTAATAAGAAAAATCTGATTGGTGTTGTATGTGTTTCGTTTGGAAGCTCAGAACTACTAAATGTGCGACTTAATAACTTCAAAGAATCAGTCAACACTTACGCATTCTTAATAGACGACCAAG GAACGACATATATTCATCCAAAGTACGAGGAACCAATCCTACATAATGAGACAGCATATCTTATACACATTCAGCGTCTTGAAACATCAAAAAACTTTCAATCAATGTTCAGTTCAATGGTTAG AGGCGATAATGGTAAAGACACTGTCATGGTGAATGTGTCGATACCTCGTGGAGATGTTGATGGTGGTGCAAAGCaaattgaaaaacaatataCGTATACATGGAAAAAG ATAAGAAATTCGCTGTTCTCATTGGCTGTTGTTGTATCCAGAGATTACAAAAGTCATGCAGAACTGAGCACAATACCACCAGCCACCAATCAGAAGTCTTTATATCACCGGTTTAGTCTAAACATAGAAGACGTGTGCAAACACTCGAATGGCATTGCTACTATGA AATCGTCATCAATACATCTTTCGTCAGACACATTCATCTTTCCAGACACATATCATAAAATTGAAACGCAGCAAATTATAGCGGAACTGATGCATTATTTTGATGGTGGCAGTTTTTCTTATAACCTAACATATTTTATTCAG AGGAAAACTGCAGCATCTCTCCGAAACTACGTTGCAGCCACCAATCATCTGGATATGTTTTGGAAGAACATATCTTACCTAGTTACAAATGATATTTACTGGAG aTACATTGGTTTACGAAATGGAATGTTCCGAAGTTTTCCTGGTCATTTTAGTCGCCCGAATTATGATCCGAGAATCCGACCATG GTATATCCTTGCAGCTGATTCAGATGAAGAGTTGGTAATAACAGCACCATACGAAGACTTCACATCAAAGGAAATTATAGCTACCCTGGCTAAACGAATATACAT GAATTCTTCCGAACGAAAGGAGATAGCCGGAGTAATGGGTATCGATTTAAGGCTGTCATGGTTGCAAAACAAAGTTAATGAAGAGAATGGCTGTAATTACCTTTCAGG GAGATCATGTATGATAATGGATAAAGGCGGTTTTCTAGTTTACCATCCAGAGttcttaaaaaaaggaaaagaaaaatcgGCTTTAGAAGAATCTCATATAACACAAAAG GAACCTAACTTAGCAACagacttgatcaaagaaaaaaaattgacaaagcaATATTGTCTCGGATATCATAAATTGAAACCTACCGATGAAATACCTGAAGCCCACACACAAATGTTTTATCAG tttgttGGTATGGAGGGAACAATAAAATCTAACGAAGCTTCTTGTCTAACGTACGAGATAACTTCAATCAATTCTACTAATCTCTTTCTAGTCAAGCTGGAAGATGCTTGCAGTAGTAAAGAGACTTGCCATTGCAAAAATGGACTAGCTAAAAGG AAAAGTACTAAAATATGTCGTGAAAATTACTGGAACAGAGTAGAAAAGGATTGTGAATGTCCTTGCTACTATTTTTATCCGTGTACAAGTAAACTTGAAAAAAG caatGACATGATGCTCTGCCAGTCTCCAAATTTTCGACCGTTTGTTGACTTTTCTGACCTCAATCAGTGGCAACAAAATTCAGACAACTTAGAGAGATGCATTGATCCAAAGTGTAATTACAGCAG gaCGAGGGAGGATTGCAAACGAAGTGGTTGTGTCATTTGCGAGAAAGACAAGGATaaggtaaatttaaaaaagtggtATTGTTCCGCGGAACATTTGTGCCCAGGAGGCATAGAGAAAGGGGATGAAATTACGTACAAGGAAACAAATGGAAATAACGTAAACACAAGCTGGTACATCTCAAGTGGTGTGTTGGGAGTCTTGTTTTTTATTGCAATTGCAACATTTGTTTATAAAATaacaagaagaaaaaaggaagaacatgttgatgattttgtTGAAATTCATGAAAATAACAATATAGATCCTAATGACACACATGCGGTGTGA